The genomic region CCTCCCGGCGGCGCTGCCGCTCGGGCCGGTCCGGGCGGCCGACGTCGCCGCCATCCTCTTCCTCGGGGTGGTGCAGATCGGGCTCGCCTACTTCCTGCTCGGCCGCGGCGTGCACCACGTCCGGGCCCTGGAGGCGTCGCTGCTGCTCCTGGTCGAGCCGGCCCTCAACCCCATCTGGTCCTGGGCGGTGCACGGCGAGCGGCCCGGGCTGCCGACGATGGTCGGCGGCGCGCTGGTCATCGGGGCGACCGCCCTCAAGTCGTACCTCGACGCCCGCGCCCGGGGGGCGCCGGAGCAGGCGACCGCCGCCCCGGGCTCCGGTTAGACTCGGGGACCGGGAGCGCCCATGACGCCCATCCGGAACATGCGCGAGCTGGTGGAGCGGGCCTCGGCGCTCGGCCCCTGCCGCGTGGCGGTGCCGGGGGCCGACTCCAAGACCGCGCTCGGCGCGGCGCTGGAGGGCGAGGCGCGGGGGCTCGTCGAGCCGGTGCTCATCGGCGACCGGGCCGCCATCGTGACCGCCCTCGAGTCGTACGGCGCCGACCCGGCCCGCTACCCGGTGGTGGACGAGCCCGACCTCGACCGCGCCGCGCGGCGCGCGGTGGCGCTGGTGCGCGGCGAGGGGGCGGAGATCGTCCTCAAGGGGAGCCTCTCCACCGCCCAGCTCCTGCGGGCGGTGCTCGACCGCGATCACGGCCTGCGCGGGCCGGGGCTCCTCTCCGACGTCCTCGTCACCGAGGCGCCCGGCGGCGAGCCGCGGCTGCTCGGCGTCACCGACGGCGGGCTCAACGTGGCGCCCTCGCTCGAGGACAAGCGGCGCATCCTCGAGAACGCGGTGCGGGTCTTCCACCGGCTCGGGGTGGAGCGGCCGAAGGTGGCGCTCCTCTGCGCCATCGAGACCGTGACCCCGGCCATGCCGCACACCGCCGAGGCCGCGGCGCTGCAGGCGCTCGCGGAGCGGGGCGAGCTCGAGGGGTGCGAGCCGTTCGGCCCGGTGGCGCTCGACGGCGCGCTCTCGGTGGGCGCCGCCCGCGCCAAGGGGATGAGCCACCCGGCGGCGGGGAAGGCCGACGTGATCCTCGTCCCCAACATCGAGACCGGCAACGCGCTCGGGAAGTCGTTCACCTGGCTCGCCGAGAAGCGGGTCGGCCACGTGGTGGAGGGGGCGCGCGCCCCGGTGCTCATCCCCTCGCGCGCGGAGGGCAGCATGGACAAGCTCTGCTCGCTGGCGCTGGGCGTGCTCGTGGCGCGGGGTGGGCGGTGAGCGGGGGCGGCGAGGCGAGCCCCCCGGCCGCGCCGCTCCTGCTGGCGGTGAACCCCGGCGCCGGCTCCACCAAGCTCGGGCTCTTCCGCGGCGCCGCGCTCGTGTCCGAGCACGTGGAGCGGCACGACGAGCGAGCGCTCGCGGCGCTGGGGCGCGTCGCGGCGCAGCGCGCGCTCCGGGCCGCGGCGGCGCGGGAGTTCCTGGCGCGGGCCGGCGTGCGTCGCGGCGAGCTCGCCGCGGTGGTCGGCCGGGGCGGGCTCTTCAAGCCGCTCGAGAGCGGCGCGTACCTGGTGGAGGACGCCATGCTCCGCGACGCCGAGGCGGGCGCGCGCGGCGACCACGCCGCCAACCTGGGCGCGCTCCTCGCCGCGGAGCTCGGGGCCGAGCACGGCTGCCCGGCGCTGGTGGTGGACGCGGTCTCGCTCGACGAGCTCGAGCCGGTGGCCCGGATCTCCGGGCTCGCCGGCGTGGAGCGCACCAGCCTCTGCCACGCGCTCAACATGCGCGCCGTGGCGCGGCGGCACGCCCGGACCGCGGGGCGGCCGTTCGCCGAGGCGCGGCTCGTGGTGGCGCACCTCGGGACCGGCGCCTCGCTCGCGGCGGTGCGCGACGGCCGGCTCGTGGACGTGGTGAACCCGCAGGACGAGGGGCCGTTCTCCGGCGACCGCTCGGGCGGCGTGCCCGCGACCGCGCTCATCGAGCTCTGCTTCGCGCCGGGCGCGGACCGCGGGGCGCTGCGCAGGCGGCTCTTCGGCGACGGCGGGCTCCACTCCTACCTCGGCACGCGCGACGTCCGCGAGGTGGCGCGCCGCGCCCGCGAGGGGGACGCGCAGGCGGCGCTGGTGCTCGACGCCGCCGCCTACCAGCTCGCGAAGGCGATCGGCGAGATGGCGACGGTGCTCGAGGGGCGGGTGGACGCGATCCTGCTCACCGGGGGCGCGGTGAACGAGCCCGCGCTCGTGGAGCGGGTGCGGCCGCGGGTCGAGTGGATCGCGCCGGTGGCGCTCTACCCCGGCGAGGACGAGCTGCGGGCGCTGGCGGAAGGGGCGCTG from Anaeromyxobacter paludicola harbors:
- a CDS encoding phosphate acyltransferase, encoding MTPIRNMRELVERASALGPCRVAVPGADSKTALGAALEGEARGLVEPVLIGDRAAIVTALESYGADPARYPVVDEPDLDRAARRAVALVRGEGAEIVLKGSLSTAQLLRAVLDRDHGLRGPGLLSDVLVTEAPGGEPRLLGVTDGGLNVAPSLEDKRRILENAVRVFHRLGVERPKVALLCAIETVTPAMPHTAEAAALQALAERGELEGCEPFGPVALDGALSVGAARAKGMSHPAAGKADVILVPNIETGNALGKSFTWLAEKRVGHVVEGARAPVLIPSRAEGSMDKLCSLALGVLVARGGR
- the buk gene encoding butyrate kinase; amino-acid sequence: MSGGGEASPPAAPLLLAVNPGAGSTKLGLFRGAALVSEHVERHDERALAALGRVAAQRALRAAAAREFLARAGVRRGELAAVVGRGGLFKPLESGAYLVEDAMLRDAEAGARGDHAANLGALLAAELGAEHGCPALVVDAVSLDELEPVARISGLAGVERTSLCHALNMRAVARRHARTAGRPFAEARLVVAHLGTGASLAAVRDGRLVDVVNPQDEGPFSGDRSGGVPATALIELCFAPGADRGALRRRLFGDGGLHSYLGTRDVREVARRAREGDAQAALVLDAAAYQLAKAIGEMATVLEGRVDAILLTGGAVNEPALVERVRPRVEWIAPVALYPGEDELRALAEGALRVLAGEEPAKRYG